In Euphorbia lathyris chromosome 10, ddEupLath1.1, whole genome shotgun sequence, the DNA window ATTAGGAAAGAATGGTATTACTAAAATTCCAAAAGAGGGAAATAGTAGAGGTCAAGTAAAATTGAACtgccgaaataggataaatgctAGATATAGTATCCAATCTGTCAGCTTTATATATCTTATACTAATTTTGGTTATACTTTCCTTCTATAACCCATTAATTCCTTTTCAATTTTGgatattttttgttatttattttatttatatacacCTACCTTTTTTCATCTTCATCTACTCctaattttcttcttttatttatttatcttccTTCCTGTCTCCTTCAAAACACTGCGTTTTAATGAAGGAATCAGAGACCATTGCAAATAAAAAAATGGGGAGAGGTAAAATTGAGATGAAGAAGATTGAGAATTTAAACAGCAGACAAGTCACTTTCTCTAAACGCCGTAACGGATTGCTGAAAAAAGCTAAAGAATTATCCGTTCTTTGCGACGCCGAGGTTGCCGTTCTTGTCTTCTCCGGCACCGGCAGGCTTTATGAATTCTCCAGCTCTAGGTACGTTTCTTTTTCTGTTACTTTAATTTCATTTAGATTTTGCGATGAGAAAGAAATTACAGATTTGCAGAAAATTAATTAGTCTATTTTTTCTCATTTGGATAATAACGAGGGTTTATTGTTATgcttaaatctttttttttttttttttttgaggtttTTGTTGTTATGGAATTCTTATAATAGAATATTAAGAATTTTGTTTTAAGTTTTACCTGTTTTGTATTTAGTAATATTGTTACGGATTGGTTTTACCGGTCGGATTGGAAACCGACTAAGTTTTCGACCTAGTTCAATGACTCAGCAAAAacggtgcttctaataattttccGTTAATAAGGGACCCGATAGTTCAATTAGAACTTGGGATGAcctggattttttttaattatttttataaaaagagttaaaaaaaaaccttgttaaataaataaattacgtttagtttttttttttttttgttttgcaaTGTCTTAATGGAATTGGGAGTTAgatttttgataaattaattactaataaaaatgtTTAAAACATAGAAACATGAAATGACTAGTAATTTTAGAAGACTAGTATTTGATTTCTATTAACAGTATACTTTaattgttttatatattttttattaagatttgatattttctATTTAGTGATAATgactttttaattattaattctttttttaattaattgttttgtttatatatatatatataagcaagTGATTGGTAATTGAACTATTAATTTAGTTTGATGTCCGATCTCGTGTACCCAATATTGGTATTTAGACCAACTATCTTTAATAGTTGAGTTAAGTTTGGGCCAAATTTGAGTTTAAGATTGTGGTTAATTTCGGTCTTAAGTATTGATTAAACATAATTTACTGTCCACTTGGTTGTTTGATAAAGTAATTTTAGACGAGTTTATTAGTATTTCATTTTGTTAACGGtataattttattgttttatatattttattgtgaTTTGATATTTTCTATTTGGTGATAATGCTTTTTTTGGTAGACAAAGTGGTAGTGATAATGCTTTTTAGTtattaattctatttttttaattaattgttttgtttataattatatatatatatatatagaggagggctcttgtgagaaccattTCTTAGATGAGAAcactttcttaggtgagaaccactaaaactacgtagttttgagtctaaaaataaCAAGCTAATTATTTTACTTGTGTAATGTGTGCCGCGCGGATTAATATACCAcactgtagctttcattgtttaatattttacgcatgcacttattaatattgattaaatatgcataataatgaattattaatagaaaaaaaagaaatgtgcataataatgaattattaatagaaaaaaattaaaaaacatgctctaattttttatttatttaattcctccatatttttgtaatttatgttttaaaatgttaaggacgatgttctaaatattgttacatgtgttcttaactttataatttgtgttctaaaaattaagtataatgtttaaaaaaacagtaaatatatggaccatttttgcatttgttctataatataatttataactcatattctaaataacataacgtatgttctaaaaaacataacgtatgttctaaagtttatagtttgtggtccaaaaattaagtataatgttctaaaaaatcagtagatatctggattgttttttcatttgttccaaaaatataatttataactcatgttcgaaaaagcataacacatgttctaaaaaacataacgtatgttctaaaaaacataacgtatgttctaaagtttgtagtttgtgttccaaaaattaagtataatgttctaaaaaaatcagtagatatctggattgttttttcatttgttcaaaaaatataatttataactcatgttcgaaaaaacataacacatgaaaaaacataacgtatgttctaaagtttgtagtttgtattccaaaaattaagtataatgttctaaaaaaatcagtagatatttggatcgttttttcatttgttccaaaaatataatttataactcatgttcgaaaaaacataacacatgttctaaaaaacataacgtatgttctaaaaaatatgtcgtacgttctaaacttcatagttcgtgttttaaaagttaaaatatatgttgtttcaaaaaaaaattaaattatatgttataacgtatgtataaaaaaatataatgaatttatataacataaattacaaaatataaaggaattaaataaataagaaattggagcatgtttttgaattttttttttaataattcattattatgcacatttctttttttttctattaataattcattattatgcatatttaatgcatgcgtcaaatattaacaaTGAAAGCTATAGTgcgatggtatattaatcagcgcggcaCATATTACATAAGAAAAGTAGTTATCTCAGTGGTAAGTAAGATGAGTTGTAAATTAAGGGTCCAAGGTTCGAACCCTCATGATGGcagcatcatttttttttttaatttttagccttaaaactacgtagttttagtggTTCCCACCTAAGAAAGTGTTCTCATctaagggagggttctcacttgatccctcccctatatatatatatatatatacctggTGATTCATAATGGAACTATAAATTTAGTTTGATGTCTGATCTAATCCTAACAATATTGGTATCTAAGCTAATGGTCTTTACTACTTGAGTTGAGTTTGAGATGTTGGTTGTCAATTTTGGCCCTAAGTGTTGATTAAACATAATTTACCGTTCacttatttgttattttgttgttgttgatatttatattagttgatttttttaaggTGAACCAAACCGAtacttaatataatttttaattcaaatttgaaatatttaaattaggATACAACTTTAGAATgttaagaaattttttttttttttgttgaagttTATGTTCTTATGGAATGCTTATAATAGAATATTAAGAATCTTGTTTAACCTTTACCTGTTTTGTATTTAGTAATATTGTCACGGAGATTGGTCTTACATGTCAGATTGGAAACCGACTAAGTTTTCAATCTGGGTCAGACAAGATTTTTTAATGTTCAATGACTTAGTAAAAACTGAGGTAAAAAAGGGATCCAATAGTCCGATCAAGACTCAGAATGACTTGGatttttctaattatttttaaattaattacaaaaaaaaaagataaaaagagttaaaaaaaaatcttgttTTCTCTatgtaaaataaattaattacatttagttttttatttcaatgtcTTAATGGTATTGGGAGTTAgatttttgataaattaattactaataaaaatgcTTTAAAAATAGTTCAACGCTATAAGCTTCTGGAACCATGTTTACAATACTGATAAAGTAATTTAGATGAGTTTactattatttgatttttgttAACGGaataatttaattgttttatatattttattgtgaTTTGATAATTTCTATTTAGTGATAATgtctttttaattaattattttgttatatatatataaacaagtgatTCATAATCGAATTATAAATTTAGTTTGATGTTTGATTTATTGGTATTTAGGCTATTTTTACTAGTTGAAATGAGTTGGGGCGAAATTTGAGTTTGAGATGGTTGTTAATTTTGACTCTAAATACTGATTAAACATAATTTACCGTCTACtttttgtatgtttttttaataattgaTATGTATATAAGAGAACCTATAATAGATACTTAATATATTTActtgatatttaattttaatccaaATTTGCAATACTTAAATTAGAATACAATTTTAGAAGTCATATTTATACATTTTAACTAGTAAttataaaatcaaatatattgATCATTCAAcaataaataagtaaataatttataaattttatcaattaaatttcaattattaattttaaatattattgtGAAGCATGGAGCACACTATCTCAAGATACAACAAAAGCTTGGATATGAAAAGTCCTCAAACTCCCGGAGCAAATCCCCGGATAGCACAGGTATAATTTTGACTTAACTAATAATTAGTATcagtatttttataaaaaaatatgtaagctTTATTTTCtccatttattttatatatataatgaatgaAATGAGTATAATAAATGTCGTTTGTGAAACAGAATTCGGAGTCGGAATCAAAATCGGAACCGGAAGATATAAACAAATTGAAAGATGAAGTATCAAAACTAAGATTGACATGCTTGTAAGTGTaacataattaaattatataaaaatgaattaaagttatatagaaattaattaaaatgatGAATGAATTAATAGGCAATTGATGGGTAAACAATTGGATGAGTTTAACTTTAAACAACTTCAGCAGTTGGAGAACCAACTAAGTGAAGCCATATTATCTGTCAAGGATGCCAAggtactctttttttttttttcactctcttgtaagtagttataaaattttattttaaattttaacttcAACTAACATTAGTTATAAAATAAGACTTTTATATAGTTCGTGACtcggaaacaaaaaaaaaaaaaaaaaacaaaatactagtGTCGTTATACCTTCAGTTGTCAGGAACCTCCCTTACCacgtttttctattttcatttgCTAGTTGTTCAATAATATGGGTTGACTATTTTTTTGTCCCCATTTTTAAAAGCTAAAATGACATCGTTTTAATTAGGATAAAGATAGAATTATATGGGTTGACTATATTGTTTTTTGCAATCGAAACAATTAAAGTGGACTTTATCATTGGTTGAATCCAAAATTACACTTTGTTTGAAATAGGGTTGTAAACGAGCTAAACCGAACTTTTGTTAATATCTCTAGCTGAGCTCTCTTTAACCAAGTTTTGACCAAATATGATAGAGTTTTTAAcgagctttaaccaaattcatgGTACATGTATATAATAAGTAGCGTACGAGACAAAAAAACTTATAACATACTACAcatgagtttaaaatattttaaaaaacaatcATATGTTATGGTTGAGATTCAGGAATACTAGATGCTACTCATAGTCGGAGAATACAAACtcatagattttttttaaaataataaaatttatattaaagtttgaaatgtgttttttttatcaaaacctaattttgtaattaaaggCCCAAAgtcaaaagtttttttttttaatgggttACTCTTATGAtgaaaaactaataataattaatgaagaaaaacttttaaacaatgaaataatatattatatatatatataataatttcttttcctttcctactaaaaaatatatatatatatataacaaaaatttaataaaataatatagtaattaaaaaataatcgagTTTATTTGTAGACTCTCGAACTGAATTCAAGAAAGCTCAGATTGAGGCTCGTGAGTGATCGAGCAGATCTCAAACTCGAAATAAGTTTAAATCAAATTGAGTTTGAATAGTTTACGAAGTATCAAAATTCACTAACACTCCTAATTGGAAACAATGAAAACAAAATTTTCCCATCAACATAAAGACAAATTAGTTATtcaaaaaatatactaaaagcaataaaaaaaagTGCATACTGCTCGGAGGTAGAAATTAAGAAAGATCCATATTATAGTATGGATTAAAATATGGTTTTGAATTATATTAAATGTGAAACTCTAGTAGcatactttttaattttgcaaCAATtccataaattttatta includes these proteins:
- the LOC136209215 gene encoding MADS-box transcription factor 23-like, translating into MKESETIANKKMGRGKIEMKKIENLNSRQVTFSKRRNGLLKKAKELSVLCDAEVAVLVFSGTGRLYEFSSSSMEHTISRYNKSLDMKSPQTPGANPRIAQNSESESKSEPEDINKLKDEVSKLRLTCLQLMGKQLDEFNFKQLQQLENQLSEAILSVKDAKEQVLLEQLKTSRFQEQKFIQENEILRTQIEELQKNSRSKSKSIEFNVVERGFFNNERKRVAEDDHYINASDFSETSLHLGLSCDVNGKRKSVKVEGPFNDSVGSQVASG